In Lentimicrobium sp. L6, the genomic window GTAACGATGGAGCAGCTTCGATTGGAAATGGTAAATGATTGGCCCGATTTTAAAAAGATATTAGATGTTTTTGGCAGCAAACAAATTCGAAATGTAGCTACCATTGGTGGCAATGTGGGAAGTGCTTCTCCCATTGGAGATATATTGCCATTATTGATGGCTCATCAAGCAGAAATCATTATACAAAGTAAACATGAAGCCAGACCCGAAAGTTTAGAAGAATTCATTTTAGCTTATAGAAAAACCAGCTTAATGCCCGATGAGTTGATTTCTAAAATCATCATTCCAATTGATAAGGATTGGATATTTTGGTCGGAGAAAGTGAGTAAAAGAAAGCAATTGGACATCAGTACTATCAGCGCTGCTTTTGCCGTCCGATTAACTAAGGAAAAGAAAATAGGAGCGATTATTTTAGCCTACGGAGGAATGGCTGCTATGCCAGTTCGTGCGACTATGGCTGAGGAATTTCTGCTAGGAAAAGAATTTGAGGAGGCTCATTTTGAAAAAGCAGCCCAATTAATTACAGAAGAATTTGAACCTATTACAGATGCTAGAGCCTCAAAAGAAGGACGAGCCATTTTAGCTGCCAACTTAATGCGGAAGTTCTATTTTGAAAATCTTCCTTAGCATGAAAAAGTTTTTTGTCAGTTTCTCTTTTCATGATTTCCTTTTGATTTTATTATGGGTGTTTTTTAGCATTAATGTCCTTAATTCAATAAAGTATTTGACAAATTATGATTTTATTCCTCACCTAGTGACAATAATTGTATTATTTTTCAATAGCATATTGACTGTTCCTTTATTTTTAGCTAGAAAATCAAAATCCAGAGTCTTAACCAAAAATGTACTCTTCATTCTTATTTATTCTATCGTATTTGTATTGGTTTTTTGGCTACAAATTAAGTTTATTTATCAGAATAGAGTTATCGATTTTATTTTGTTGTCAATCTTTCTAAAAGCCTTAGTTGTAGTTTCTATAGTACTTGTAGTATTTACAGGAGGAGCTTTTTACATTTCATTATTATTTAGAGATAAATATGATAAGTTACAATTTAAAGGTTTTACTATTCAAATACTGTTAATTATAAATATTGTTTTTAATATGTTATTTATGATGATCGAAGGGGATTTGTTAAGGAAAGAGGAAAAGGTATATTGGGAAGAGAATAGGATTCTAAATGCAGATTATTACAAAGGCTTCCCTAATTATTTTACATCAAGCGTTGGATTAATTTCTGGAAATTTCGAATATGATATATTGAGTGAGAATTTTGATTCAATAAGAGTGAAAGCTCTGATGTTGCCCTGGCATTCTTACTTAAAAGATGGGAAGTATGATGATGAAACACTCATTCATTTTGATTACTATTTCAAGATGAATGAATTGTTCTCTAGAAAGTTTAAAGAGGCTCTCGTCAAACTTCCTCCTGAATTTATATCTGAAGAAAATATTTACTTGCTCTATCTTCAATATTATAAAGATTATCAGAAGTTTATGAAGGATTATTATAAAGATATATCATATAATCCCAGTTTGAAGAATGTCATAAAAAACGAGAATAAGATTGACAGTCTTTTGAATCTATATAAATGTTATGCTCCTAGTGTTATTGTATTGAATACTTTAGATCGGGTTCGAAGACAAAAAGATTTTGATGAATATCAAGAAACAGTACCAATAAATAAACTTCAAACCGACTATTACAAAAATGGGAATAAGAAGTACGAGGTATTTATGATTGATGGAAAGCTAGAAGGTTGGTATAAGATATGGTATGAATCAGGGGAACTTGATAGTGAAATAGAATACCATAATGGGATGAGGAATGGTTTGATGTTGGAGTATTATAAGAATGGTCAGATTTCTGCCCGGATGTTATATGATAATGGAAACTGTATAAACGATTCAACCATAAATTGGTATGATAATGGGCAAGTCAAGTCAAGGTTTTTAAATGGAGAGTTTGAATATTATGATAGAATGAGCCAAGTAGAACTTGATTAGTCCTTAAAAAACACCGTTCTAACTGATTAGATTCTAATCAATAATAATGTATAAACACCGTCAAACTCAATAAATAATGTATTATATTTGTATCAAAATATTTACAAATGGTTGAATTAAAAGTTGGAGATTTGGCTCCTGATTTTAAGGGAGTTGACCAGGATGAGAATCCTATTTCATTTGCAGATTATAAAGGAAAAAAGCTGGTGGTATTCTTTTATCCAAAAGCAAGTACTCCTGGTTGTACTGCGGAGTCGTGTGATTTTAGAGATAACTATTCCGATTGGCAAGCAAAAGGCTATTCCATTATTGGTGTTAGTGCCGATTCTGTGAAACGTCAGAAAAACTTTGCCACTAAAAATGAGCTTCCTTATCCACTAATAGCCGATGAGAAAAAAGAAGTGATTGAAGCATTTGGTGCCTGGGGACCTAAGAAATTATATGGTAGAGAATATGAAGGAATCTATCGCTATACTTTTGTGATAGATGAGGAGGGTAAAATAGCACATATACTCCATAAGATAAAAACCAAAGAAGCTACCCAACAATTATACAAAGAACTAAGTCTATAATATCAAGAAACATAAAATGGCAAAAGAACAACAAGACGTTAAAAAGGAAAAGTTAAAAGCTTTACAACTCACTCTAGATAAGATTGAAAAATCATATGGTAAAGGTGCCATCATGAGAATGGGT contains:
- a CDS encoding toxin-antitoxin system YwqK family antitoxin, with amino-acid sequence MKKFFVSFSFHDFLLILLWVFFSINVLNSIKYLTNYDFIPHLVTIIVLFFNSILTVPLFLARKSKSRVLTKNVLFILIYSIVFVLVFWLQIKFIYQNRVIDFILLSIFLKALVVVSIVLVVFTGGAFYISLLFRDKYDKLQFKGFTIQILLIINIVFNMLFMMIEGDLLRKEEKVYWEENRILNADYYKGFPNYFTSSVGLISGNFEYDILSENFDSIRVKALMLPWHSYLKDGKYDDETLIHFDYYFKMNELFSRKFKEALVKLPPEFISEENIYLLYLQYYKDYQKFMKDYYKDISYNPSLKNVIKNENKIDSLLNLYKCYAPSVIVLNTLDRVRRQKDFDEYQETVPINKLQTDYYKNGNKKYEVFMIDGKLEGWYKIWYESGELDSEIEYHNGMRNGLMLEYYKNGQISARMLYDNGNCINDSTINWYDNGQVKSRFLNGEFEYYDRMSQVELD
- the bcp gene encoding thioredoxin-dependent thiol peroxidase — its product is MVELKVGDLAPDFKGVDQDENPISFADYKGKKLVVFFYPKASTPGCTAESCDFRDNYSDWQAKGYSIIGVSADSVKRQKNFATKNELPYPLIADEKKEVIEAFGAWGPKKLYGREYEGIYRYTFVIDEEGKIAHILHKIKTKEATQQLYKELSL